A part of Haladaptatus caseinilyticus genomic DNA contains:
- a CDS encoding helix-turn-helix domain-containing protein: MDEQNAPDQTDHQETLDRTHNAVLDADSPAVTTEEIADHTNESIEATRMTLTELHDQGRIERLVIHNSGIIWWAPRPLDEVLKSVDTDTILKRLSDELETAISLGNGTVYENGDKHPPEDLDNETENAAPSTEKNPAGLVPSSEESGEKRQELKDGADLDDVSE; this comes from the coding sequence ATGGACGAACAGAACGCCCCCGATCAGACCGATCATCAAGAAACACTTGACCGAACACACAACGCTGTGCTTGATGCAGACAGTCCTGCGGTAACGACCGAAGAAATCGCTGACCACACTAACGAAAGTATAGAAGCTACTCGTATGACTCTCACCGAACTCCACGATCAGGGCCGTATCGAGCGACTGGTGATTCACAACTCGGGAATTATCTGGTGGGCCCCACGACCACTAGACGAGGTGTTAAAGTCGGTTGATACGGACACGATCCTCAAACGATTGAGCGATGAACTGGAGACTGCAATCTCGCTGGGTAATGGTACTGTCTACGAAAACGGCGATAAGCATCCGCCAGAAGACTTAGACAACGAAACAGAGAACGCGGCACCGTCAACAGAAAAGAATCCGGCCGGATTGGTCCCAAGTAGTGAAGAATCCGGCGAGAAGCGGCAAGAGTTGAAAGATGGTGCTGATCTTGACGATGTTTCGGAATAG
- a CDS encoding amidohydrolase has protein sequence MTKANVFEDIESDQGRLMSMAQRIWETPELGLHEEKSMQVLIDRLEEEGFEIEVGLGGMPTAFVASYGSGDPTVGILGEYDALPDLSQKVKPEHDPVEQGAPGHGCGHNLFGVAGVGGAIGVKRAIERGEIDGTIEFYGCPAEETLVGKVFMARDNAFDHLDAAITWHPGSLSTPTLDRSLALDSIQFTFEGVSAHAAASPESGRSALDAVELLNTGVEYMREHISEKARVHYVITNGGDAPNVVPAEATVWYYVRAPTRAEVERISDWLSDIAGGAAAMTQTEVNHRYITGCWDYLPNHTVTEIIWETMQELGEIGYSNADRAFAGDLKETISNEQIDSSLKDVPEEYSDEIKGASLYDEPVPPHAVGDVGGGSTEVGDVSWITPTGQFRAATWAVGTPAHTWQATAANGDFGKKGAVYAAKVLGGTAYTLLKKPDIVERANKEFDNTTGEQSYETPLPPEAEPPFDITTQ, from the coding sequence ATGACGAAGGCGAATGTATTCGAAGACATTGAGAGTGACCAAGGACGTTTGATGTCGATGGCCCAACGAATTTGGGAAACGCCAGAATTAGGTCTCCACGAAGAGAAATCCATGCAGGTACTTATAGACCGATTGGAAGAGGAAGGGTTTGAAATTGAAGTCGGACTGGGTGGGATGCCGACAGCATTTGTAGCCTCCTACGGTAGTGGTGATCCGACGGTCGGGATTCTTGGTGAATACGATGCACTACCAGACCTTTCCCAAAAAGTAAAGCCGGAGCATGACCCCGTCGAGCAGGGTGCACCGGGGCATGGTTGTGGTCATAATCTCTTCGGAGTTGCAGGTGTTGGCGGGGCAATCGGAGTAAAGCGTGCTATCGAACGCGGTGAGATTGATGGAACCATTGAGTTCTACGGCTGTCCAGCAGAGGAAACGCTTGTTGGCAAAGTCTTCATGGCTCGCGATAATGCATTCGATCATCTCGATGCTGCGATAACCTGGCACCCAGGGAGTCTTAGTACACCTACGCTTGACCGATCGCTTGCACTTGACTCGATCCAGTTCACTTTCGAAGGCGTCTCAGCTCACGCCGCTGCGTCACCGGAATCCGGACGAAGTGCGCTTGACGCCGTTGAACTGCTCAACACCGGAGTAGAATACATGCGCGAACACATCTCAGAAAAGGCTCGCGTCCATTACGTTATCACCAACGGCGGCGACGCTCCTAACGTGGTTCCTGCAGAGGCAACTGTCTGGTACTATGTTCGCGCTCCCACACGTGCAGAAGTTGAACGCATTAGTGACTGGTTATCCGATATCGCCGGCGGTGCAGCGGCAATGACCCAGACGGAAGTAAATCACCGATACATTACAGGATGCTGGGACTATCTTCCAAACCACACAGTGACAGAGATCATCTGGGAAACTATGCAAGAGCTCGGAGAGATCGGCTATTCAAATGCCGACCGGGCGTTCGCAGGCGATCTCAAAGAGACAATTTCCAACGAGCAAATTGACTCAAGTCTCAAAGACGTCCCCGAGGAATATAGCGATGAGATCAAAGGGGCAAGTCTTTATGACGAACCAGTTCCGCCACACGCCGTAGGTGACGTTGGTGGAGGTTCGACTGAGGTAGGCGACGTGAGTTGGATTACTCCGACCGGCCAGTTCCGAGCAGCTACATGGGCGGTAGGGACGCCAGCTCACACATGGCAGGCAACTGCAGCCAACGGTGATTTCGGAAAGAAAGGAGCCGTCTATGCTGCGAAAGTTCTGGGTGGAACGGCTTACACGCTGCTTAAGAAACCAGATATCGTAGAGCGAGCGAATAAGGAGTTCGATAACACAACAGGTGAACAGAGTTACGAAACGCCACTGCCACCGGAAGCTGAACCCCCGTTCGATATCACTACACAGTAA
- a CDS encoding S8 family serine peptidase, with product MIIPTRRQLLGATASYIGSSTIGFTEQRAQASQASQQYIVGTTSPEAVKATNRRATAVSRVLDFEWLGKAIVGKFSPQAIDALRRRSGVCYIERNGTMRAVNHETTAGQTLSWGADRINADHANHKGYSGNGADLAILDTGLDSDHPDLQANIGDGKAFDVACGQFYAGNSCPTNELNGNTCHYSWDDDDDHGSIIGAIAGALDNTTGVVGVAPEVTLHSLKVLDCAGIGDYASIAAAIAYTADQGWDVANMSFAGEPSQIVHDACKYAYKKGVLLVAAAANRGCDGCVRYPAAHPEVIAVSATTRSDTITSISSTGPEVELAAPGEYIQSVASNSYAVVTGTSAATPHVSATAALLMANGQSNANSKVYDTTDTLTIESYTNPGGTREQLRATAEDINLAPNEQGYGLVNAEAAIAIGQRGKITTNQPARSSWQLLTFDSFFADPVAIAGPLSTNGSQPSHIRLREVTNTSFNYQIEEWSYLDGSHTQETFSYVVLAQGAYTTPSGSRMEVGIVPATHAFDRHSFFQSFTEVPIILSNSQTVNETDPIVTRSRNVSNMGFDLRLQEEEAGGQHATETVGYLACEPTVSSINGVSFEVGRTPNAVTDDWYSHSFEQDYQVPLILADLQTSDGGDAAGVRYQNLNNSGVEFKIEEERSRDTESGHTTEEVGYLVFEGQGLI from the coding sequence ATGATCATACCGACACGACGACAACTCTTAGGCGCTACTGCGAGCTATATTGGAAGTTCTACAATTGGATTCACTGAGCAGAGAGCACAGGCTTCCCAGGCATCGCAACAATATATTGTTGGAACCACATCACCTGAAGCAGTTAAAGCAACAAATCGACGGGCTACGGCTGTCTCACGTGTTCTGGACTTTGAATGGCTGGGGAAAGCTATTGTCGGTAAGTTTTCACCACAAGCAATTGATGCCTTACGTCGTCGATCCGGTGTTTGCTACATTGAACGCAACGGCACTATGAGGGCTGTTAATCATGAGACAACCGCAGGTCAGACTTTGTCGTGGGGAGCAGACCGCATCAACGCTGATCATGCAAATCACAAAGGATATTCTGGTAATGGAGCTGATCTTGCAATTCTAGATACTGGACTCGATAGCGATCATCCCGATCTTCAAGCGAATATCGGTGATGGCAAAGCATTTGATGTTGCATGTGGGCAATTCTACGCCGGTAATTCGTGTCCAACAAATGAATTAAATGGAAACACGTGCCATTATTCATGGGACGATGATGACGATCACGGGTCGATTATCGGGGCAATAGCTGGGGCCCTAGACAATACGACAGGTGTTGTTGGGGTCGCTCCAGAAGTTACACTCCATTCACTCAAAGTATTGGATTGTGCCGGAATCGGTGATTACGCATCGATTGCCGCAGCAATAGCATATACTGCTGATCAAGGATGGGACGTTGCAAATATGAGTTTCGCTGGCGAGCCATCCCAAATCGTTCATGACGCATGTAAATATGCATATAAGAAGGGTGTTTTACTCGTCGCTGCCGCTGCAAATCGCGGCTGCGACGGTTGTGTTCGCTATCCAGCAGCGCATCCCGAAGTGATCGCGGTCTCTGCTACGACACGATCTGACACGATTACATCAATCTCCTCTACAGGCCCTGAAGTGGAACTTGCCGCACCAGGTGAGTATATCCAGTCAGTGGCTTCTAACTCGTATGCGGTTGTCACCGGAACGTCAGCAGCCACCCCACATGTTAGTGCAACGGCTGCTCTCTTAATGGCAAATGGACAAAGTAACGCCAATTCGAAAGTGTATGATACCACAGATACCCTAACAATAGAAAGCTATACGAATCCAGGTGGCACACGAGAGCAGCTCCGTGCGACCGCAGAAGACATCAATTTGGCTCCAAACGAACAGGGATATGGCCTTGTCAACGCTGAAGCTGCGATTGCTATTGGTCAACGAGGGAAAATCACCACCAACCAACCAGCTCGGAGCTCGTGGCAATTGTTAACATTCGATAGTTTCTTCGCAGACCCTGTTGCGATAGCAGGCCCTCTTTCGACGAATGGGTCCCAACCTAGTCATATCCGACTACGAGAGGTAACAAATACGAGCTTTAACTACCAGATTGAAGAATGGAGCTATTTGGATGGTTCTCACACACAAGAAACGTTCTCCTATGTAGTATTGGCACAAGGAGCATATACGACACCGTCTGGATCCCGGATGGAAGTAGGAATTGTACCAGCGACTCACGCATTTGACCGGCACTCGTTTTTCCAGTCATTTACCGAAGTTCCAATTATTCTCTCGAATTCTCAAACAGTCAATGAAACAGATCCAATTGTCACACGTTCACGAAATGTTTCAAATATGGGTTTTGACCTTCGACTACAAGAAGAAGAGGCAGGCGGGCAGCACGCCACAGAAACTGTGGGTTATTTGGCGTGTGAGCCAACCGTGAGTTCGATTAATGGTGTGTCGTTCGAAGTTGGTCGGACACCAAATGCAGTTACTGATGACTGGTACTCGCATTCATTTGAACAAGACTATCAGGTTCCACTCATCTTAGCTGATCTTCAAACGTCTGATGGTGGTGACGCCGCAGGGGTCCGATATCAAAACCTGAATAATTCAGGTGTAGAATTCAAAATTGAAGAAGAGCGAAGTAGAGATACAGAATCCGGACACACGACTGAAGAAGTAGGCTATCTCGTATTTGAGGGCCAGGGGCTTATCTAA
- a CDS encoding MarR family transcriptional regulator, translating into MQQRAPAPESTDERNTKPPTDLLSELPPSAKLVAKVLEYNRDGLTQAELADETLLPARTVRYALTRLEEHDLVDSRFLFTDARKRCYSLTFD; encoded by the coding sequence ATGCAACAACGCGCCCCAGCTCCAGAGAGCACAGACGAACGAAATACAAAGCCACCAACTGACTTGCTTTCCGAGCTTCCACCAAGTGCAAAGCTGGTTGCGAAAGTACTCGAATACAACAGAGATGGGCTCACGCAAGCTGAACTCGCCGATGAAACCTTGCTCCCAGCACGCACAGTTCGCTACGCACTTACTCGACTCGAAGAACACGATCTCGTCGACTCACGTTTCCTATTTACCGACGCACGAAAACGCTGCTATTCTCTTACCTTCGACTAA